The proteins below come from a single Cervus elaphus chromosome 4, mCerEla1.1, whole genome shotgun sequence genomic window:
- the LOC122692187 gene encoding beta-1,3-galactosyl-O-glycosyl-glycoprotein beta-1,6-N-acetylglucosaminyltransferase-like — translation MLRKLWRRKLFSYPTKYYFLFLAFSLVTFTVLRIHQKPEFVNFGHLELFEENPSSNINCTKILQGDVDEIQKVKLETLTVKFKKRTQWTNYDYINMTGDCASFIKKRKYIIEPLSKEEVEFPIAYSIVVHHKIEMLDRLLRAIYMPQNFYCIHVDTKSEESFLATAVGMASCFSYVFVASQLESVVYASWSRVQADLNCMQDLSRMNADWKYLINLCGMDFPIKTNLEIVRKLKLLMGENNLETERMPSHKKERWKKHYEVVNGKLTNTGTDKIHPPLETPLFSGSAYFVVSREYVEYVLQNQNIQKFMEWAKDTYSPDEYLWATIQRIPEVPGSLSLSHKYDTSDMQAIARFVKWQYFEGDVSKGAPYPPCGGVHVRSVCVFGAGDLNWMLRVHHLFANKFDPDIDLFAIQCLDEHLRHKALETLKP, via the coding sequence ATGCTAAGGAAGTTGTGGAGGAGGAAACTTTTTTCTTATCCCACTAAATACTACTtcttatttcttgctttttcgcTGGTCACATTCACTGTTTTAAGAATTCATCAAAAGCCTGAATTTGtaaattttggacatttggaGCTGTTTGAAGAGAATCCTAGTAGTAATATTAATTGCACCAAAATTCTACAGGGTGATGTAGATGAAATCCAAAAGGTGAAGCTTGAGACTCTAACAGTGAAATTTAAGAAGCGCACTCAATGGACAAACTATGACTACATAAACATGACTGGTGATTGTGCTTCTTTCATCAAGAAGCGCAAATATATTATAGAACCACTTAGTAAAGAAGAGGTGGAGTTTCCAATAGCATATTCTATAGTGGTTCATCACAAAATTGAAATGCTTGACAGGCTCCTGAGGGCCATCTACATGCCTCAGAATTTCTATTGTATTCACGTGGACACAAAATCAGAGGAATCGTTTTTGGCTACAGCTGTGGGCATGGCATCctgcttcagttatgtctttGTCGCCAGTCAGCTGGAGAGCGTGGTGTATGCATCCTGGAGCCGGGTTCAGGCTGACCTTAACTGCATGCAGGACCTCTCCAGGATGAATGCAGACTGGAAGTACCTGATAAATCTCTGCGGAATGGATTTTCCTATTAAAACCAACCTGGAAATTGTCAGGAAGCTCAAGTTGTTGATGGGTGAGAACAACCTAGAAACGGAGAGAATGCCATCCCATAAAAAAGAAAGGTGGAAAAAGCATTATGAAGTCGTGAATGGAAAGCTGACCAACACGGGAACTGACAAAATACATCCACCTCTTGAAACACCTCTGTTTTCGGGAAGTGCCTATTTTGTGGTCAGTAGGGAATATGTGGAGTATGTGCTCCAGAACCAAAATATCCAAAAGTTTATGGAGTGGGCCAAAGACACATACAGCCCTGACGAGTATCTCTGGGCCACTATTCAGAGGATCCCCGAAGTCCCAGGGTCATTGTCCTTAAGCCATAAGTACGACACGTCTGACATGCAGGCGATTGCCAGGTTTGTTAAATGGCAGTACTTTGAAGGAGACGTTTCCAAGGGCGCCCCCTACCCGCCGTGCGGCGGCGTCCACGTGCGCTCCGTGTGCGTTTTCGGAGCTGGTGACTTGAACTGGATGTTGCGCGTGCACCATTTGTTTGCCAACAAATTCGACCCGGACATCGACCTCTTTGCCATCCAGTGTTTGGATGAGCATCTGAGGCATAAAGCCCTGGAGACGTTAAAACCCTGA